One genomic segment of Sminthopsis crassicaudata isolate SCR6 chromosome 4, ASM4859323v1, whole genome shotgun sequence includes these proteins:
- the SOD2 gene encoding superoxide dismutase [Mn], mitochondrial isoform X1 encodes MATMLCRVLCRRTNRLVPTLGCLGSRQKHNLPDLPYDYGALEPHINAQIMQLHHSKHHATYVNNLNVTEEKYKEALAKGDVTAQVTLQPALRFNGGGHINHTIFWTNLSPNGGGEPKGELLEAIKRDFGSFEKFKEKLTAVSVGVQGSGWGWLGFNKEQGRLQIASCSNQDPLQGTTGLIPLLGIDVWEHAYYLQYKNVRPDYLKAIWNVINWENVSERYSACKK; translated from the exons ATGGCAACCATGCTATGCAGGGTGTTGTGCAG GAGAACCAATAGGTTAGTACCAACTTTGGGATGCTTGGGCTCCAGGCAAAAGCACAATCTCCCTGATTTGCCTTATGATTATGGTGCATTGGAGCCTCACATTAATGCACAAATCATGCAGTTGCATCACAGCAAACATCATGCTACTTATGTGAATAACTTGAATGttacagaagagaaatataaagaggCTCTGGCAAAGG GTGATGTTACTGCTCAGGTAACTCTCCAGCCTGCACTACGATTCAATGGTGGTGGTCATATCAATCACACTATTTTCTGGACAAACCTTAGCCCGAATGGTGGAGGAGAACCCAAAG gGGAATTGTTGGAAGCCATCAAACGCGATTTTGGTTCTTTCGAAAAATTTAAGGAGAAGTTGACAGCTGTGTCAGTTGGTGTTCAAGGTTCAGGGTGGGGTTGGCTTGGCTTCAATAAGGAGCAAGGACGGCTACAAATCGCTTCTTGTTCTAACCAGGATCCTTTGCAAGGAACAACAG gTCTTATTCCGCTACTGGGAATTGATGTGTGGGAACATGCTTATTACCTTCAATATAAAAATGTTAGACCTGATTATCTAAAAGCAATCTGGAACGTTATCAATTGGGAGAATGTATCGGAACGATACTCAGCTTGTAAAAAGTAG
- the SOD2 gene encoding superoxide dismutase [Mn], mitochondrial isoform X2: MQLHHSKHHATYVNNLNVTEEKYKEALAKGDVTAQVTLQPALRFNGGGHINHTIFWTNLSPNGGGEPKGELLEAIKRDFGSFEKFKEKLTAVSVGVQGSGWGWLGFNKEQGRLQIASCSNQDPLQGTTGLIPLLGIDVWEHAYYLQYKNVRPDYLKAIWNVINWENVSERYSACKK, from the exons ATGCAGTTGCATCACAGCAAACATCATGCTACTTATGTGAATAACTTGAATGttacagaagagaaatataaagaggCTCTGGCAAAGG GTGATGTTACTGCTCAGGTAACTCTCCAGCCTGCACTACGATTCAATGGTGGTGGTCATATCAATCACACTATTTTCTGGACAAACCTTAGCCCGAATGGTGGAGGAGAACCCAAAG gGGAATTGTTGGAAGCCATCAAACGCGATTTTGGTTCTTTCGAAAAATTTAAGGAGAAGTTGACAGCTGTGTCAGTTGGTGTTCAAGGTTCAGGGTGGGGTTGGCTTGGCTTCAATAAGGAGCAAGGACGGCTACAAATCGCTTCTTGTTCTAACCAGGATCCTTTGCAAGGAACAACAG gTCTTATTCCGCTACTGGGAATTGATGTGTGGGAACATGCTTATTACCTTCAATATAAAAATGTTAGACCTGATTATCTAAAAGCAATCTGGAACGTTATCAATTGGGAGAATGTATCGGAACGATACTCAGCTTGTAAAAAGTAG